The proteins below come from a single Roseiflexus sp. RS-1 genomic window:
- a CDS encoding ABC transporter ATP-binding protein: protein MNQGIAVDLRNVVKRFADVCAVDHVSMQIRDGEFFSMLGPSGCGKTTTLRMIAGFEFPTSGDILLHGRSVGTTPPFRRNVNTVFQSYALFPHMTVAENVAFGLRMKKVPQSEIARRVTEALDMVRLGDFAARRPRQLSGGQQQRVALARALVNHPEVLLLDEPLGALDLKLRKEMQLELKSLQERVGITFIYVTHDQEEALTMSDRIAVMSAGKVLQIGTPTEIYERPVCRFVADFIGETNFIEGKVEAVERDGIASILSDDGLTLRGQTIRPVASGAHVTLSIRPEKAFLSVQAPPPGTPNCYQVRVERVAYIGSDTRIDVRLGSRLFDLWEQNSRSTLDRDAYWQPGETGYLWWPAENAIILTE from the coding sequence ATGAACCAAGGGATAGCAGTTGATCTGCGCAATGTCGTCAAGCGATTCGCAGATGTCTGCGCCGTCGATCACGTCTCCATGCAGATCCGCGACGGTGAATTCTTCTCGATGCTCGGTCCCTCCGGTTGCGGCAAAACCACTACCCTGCGGATGATTGCCGGTTTCGAGTTTCCCACGTCGGGCGATATCCTGCTCCACGGCAGATCGGTCGGAACCACGCCACCCTTCCGGCGCAATGTGAATACCGTCTTTCAGTCGTATGCGCTGTTTCCGCATATGACGGTGGCGGAGAATGTCGCCTTCGGTTTGCGCATGAAGAAGGTTCCGCAATCCGAAATTGCGCGGCGGGTGACCGAGGCGCTCGATATGGTGCGCCTGGGTGATTTTGCCGCCCGCCGTCCCCGTCAACTCTCCGGCGGTCAACAGCAGCGAGTGGCGCTGGCGCGTGCGCTCGTCAACCATCCCGAAGTGCTGCTGCTCGATGAGCCGCTCGGTGCGCTCGACCTGAAACTGCGCAAAGAGATGCAACTCGAACTGAAAAGCCTGCAAGAACGGGTCGGCATAACCTTCATCTATGTCACCCACGATCAGGAAGAAGCGCTGACGATGAGCGACCGGATCGCAGTGATGAGCGCCGGGAAGGTGTTGCAGATCGGCACGCCGACCGAAATCTATGAGCGCCCGGTCTGCCGTTTTGTCGCCGATTTCATCGGCGAGACCAACTTCATCGAAGGAAAGGTCGAAGCGGTTGAGCGCGATGGAATCGCCTCCATCCTTTCCGATGACGGGTTGACGCTGCGAGGGCAGACCATCCGCCCGGTTGCGTCGGGAGCGCACGTCACCCTCTCGATCCGTCCAGAGAAGGCGTTCCTTTCAGTGCAGGCGCCGCCGCCCGGCACGCCGAACTGCTATCAGGTGCGGGTGGAACGGGTGGCGTATATCGGGAGTGATACGCGCATCGATGTGCGCTTGGGATCGCGATTGTTCGATCTCTGGGAACAGAACAGTCGCTCGACGCTCGACCGCGACGCCTACTGGCAACCCGGCGAAACAGGGTATCTCTGGTGGCCCGCCGAAAATGCGATTATTCTGACCGAGTGA
- a CDS encoding ABC transporter permease, which translates to MAADTLASDSQPREGRIAAILRRNERLQLGLLLFPGLFWLVMFFALPLIVVVFYSFAVNGPGGRIEWTFTLENYRILFTESLYVNAYWRSIWAGVWTTLICLLLGYPLAYYIVRSPPRWRTVLLFLILIPFWTNFLVRTYAWMLLLSNNGIINSAIQSLGLPRVALYPSEGAVLVGLIYGSLPFMVLPIYASLSRFDFTLMEAAADLGASQVRAFLKVMLPLTMPGVAAGSVLVFIPTVGQFVVSDLLGGAKVDYLGNLLQRLFTRSNPPNWPLGSAMAIVFMVVLTVAIIIYFRVTTEEDR; encoded by the coding sequence ATGGCTGCTGATACGCTTGCTTCCGACTCTCAACCGCGCGAGGGGCGCATTGCCGCCATCCTGCGCCGTAACGAGCGACTTCAACTCGGTCTGCTGCTGTTCCCCGGTCTCTTCTGGCTTGTCATGTTCTTCGCACTGCCGCTCATTGTGGTGGTGTTCTACAGTTTCGCCGTCAATGGTCCTGGCGGGCGGATCGAGTGGACGTTCACACTGGAGAATTACCGCATCCTGTTCACGGAAAGCCTGTACGTCAATGCCTACTGGCGCTCGATCTGGGCGGGGGTGTGGACGACGCTTATCTGTCTCCTTCTGGGCTATCCACTTGCGTACTACATCGTCCGCAGCCCGCCGCGCTGGCGCACCGTGTTGCTCTTTTTGATCCTGATCCCGTTCTGGACCAACTTTCTGGTGCGCACCTACGCCTGGATGCTTCTTCTATCAAACAATGGCATCATCAACAGCGCCATTCAGTCGCTGGGTCTGCCGCGCGTCGCGCTCTACCCGTCCGAAGGGGCAGTGCTGGTCGGTTTGATCTACGGCAGCCTGCCATTCATGGTGCTGCCGATCTACGCCTCGCTGTCACGCTTCGATTTTACGCTGATGGAAGCAGCCGCCGATCTGGGCGCCAGCCAGGTGCGCGCGTTTCTGAAGGTGATGCTGCCGCTGACGATGCCGGGCGTGGCTGCCGGGTCGGTTCTGGTGTTCATTCCGACGGTCGGGCAGTTTGTGGTTTCCGACCTGCTCGGTGGGGCGAAGGTCGATTATTTGGGGAATCTGCTGCAACGCCTGTTTACCCGCTCGAACCCGCCGAACTGGCCCCTGGGGTCGGCGATGGCGATTGTCTTTATGGTTGTGTTGACCGTGGCGATTATCATCTATTTCCGCGTGACGACCGAGGAGGATCGGTGA
- a CDS encoding IS110-like element ISRfsp2 family transposase yields the protein MASRESLFIGIDVSKQTLDVAFGADPHAPRETIPYTDEGVQLLVTRLQRLQPTLIVLEATGGLERMVFAQLLQAGVPTARVQPRRVRALAHAEGRQAKTDRLDARLLARFAERVRPPHHQATDEQRASLRDLLVRREQVIQMRTAEINRLTAAAPNLRPGIQKHIDWLDQEIRALEQERDNEAERTDEVRRKRELRESVPGIGAITALNLLLRLPELGTIKRTEAAAFVGVAPYANQSGAQHKPRHISGGRRDVRSVLYMATLAATRRRLVRRAFDQRLCQAGKPRKVAIVAAMRKLLTILGAILRQQKPWDPAVHTSAP from the coding sequence ATGGCTTCCCGTGAGTCGCTCTTTATCGGCATTGATGTCTCCAAACAGACGCTGGATGTGGCGTTTGGCGCCGACCCGCACGCGCCACGCGAGACGATACCGTATACCGACGAAGGTGTCCAGCTCCTGGTCACGCGACTCCAGCGCCTGCAGCCGACCCTGATTGTGCTGGAGGCGACCGGCGGGCTGGAGCGCATGGTGTTCGCCCAACTGCTCCAGGCTGGCGTGCCGACGGCGCGGGTGCAGCCACGCCGCGTGCGCGCCCTGGCGCACGCGGAAGGACGCCAGGCGAAGACCGACCGCCTGGATGCCCGGTTGCTCGCCCGCTTTGCCGAACGGGTGCGCCCGCCGCACCACCAAGCGACGGACGAGCAGCGCGCATCCTTGCGCGACCTGCTGGTCCGGCGGGAGCAGGTGATTCAGATGCGGACGGCTGAGATCAATCGGTTGACGGCTGCCGCGCCGAACCTCCGCCCGGGCATCCAGAAGCATATTGATTGGCTGGATCAGGAGATCCGTGCGCTTGAGCAGGAACGCGACAACGAGGCGGAGCGCACCGACGAGGTGCGCCGGAAACGGGAGCTGCGCGAAAGCGTGCCCGGCATCGGCGCGATCACCGCACTGAACCTGCTGCTCCGCCTGCCCGAACTGGGGACCATCAAGCGCACGGAAGCGGCGGCCTTTGTGGGCGTTGCGCCGTATGCCAATCAGAGCGGCGCACAGCACAAACCCCGGCATATCTCCGGCGGCAGGAGGGATGTGCGCAGCGTGTTGTACATGGCGACCCTGGCGGCCACGCGGCGCCGTCTGGTCAGGCGCGCCTTCGATCAGCGCCTGTGTCAAGCTGGCAAGCCGCGCAAGGTCGCCATCGTCGCTGCGATGCGCAAGCTGCTGACTATTCTCGGCGCAATATTGCGTCAGCAAAAGCCCTGGGATCCGGCTGTGCATACGAGCGCCCCTTGA
- a CDS encoding ABC transporter permease has protein sequence MVDVQMSQSVRVAGSERRRSLGSLALSAHTALTLAFLYAPIVVLVLFSFTRDSFGVRWTGFTFDWYVRLLADQRLLNAAMNTLIVALISTVVSTVIGTMTALAMERYRFRGRTGFDALLYLPIVIPEIVMALALLAFFAFSFGLLESLFGVRFQFGLATVTIAHIAFTISFVVVVVRASLKGFDMRLEEAAQDLGANEWQTFRYITLPLIMPGVIGGALLAFTLSLDDFVITFFTTGSGVSLLPVEVYGQVKRTITPKINAISTLMLLMSITLVFLSQFVQRRRE, from the coding sequence ATGGTTGATGTTCAAATGTCGCAATCGGTGCGTGTCGCAGGATCTGAACGTCGCCGTTCGCTCGGATCGCTGGCGCTCAGTGCGCATACTGCGTTGACCCTGGCGTTTCTCTATGCGCCGATCGTGGTGCTGGTGCTCTTCTCGTTCACGCGCGACAGTTTCGGTGTGCGATGGACGGGTTTCACCTTCGACTGGTATGTGCGCCTGCTCGCCGATCAGCGCCTGCTCAACGCTGCAATGAACACGCTCATCGTTGCGCTGATCTCCACCGTGGTTTCGACGGTCATCGGCACAATGACGGCGCTGGCGATGGAACGCTACCGTTTTCGCGGACGCACTGGCTTCGATGCCCTGCTCTACCTGCCGATCGTCATCCCTGAAATCGTCATGGCGCTGGCGCTGCTCGCCTTCTTTGCCTTCTCCTTTGGCCTGCTCGAATCGCTGTTCGGCGTTCGTTTCCAGTTCGGGCTGGCAACGGTGACGATTGCGCACATCGCCTTCACGATCTCGTTCGTGGTTGTTGTGGTGCGCGCCAGCCTCAAGGGGTTCGACATGCGCCTGGAAGAAGCAGCGCAGGACCTCGGCGCGAACGAGTGGCAGACGTTCCGCTACATCACGCTGCCCCTCATCATGCCAGGCGTCATCGGCGGAGCGCTGCTCGCATTCACTCTCTCACTCGACGATTTCGTAATCACCTTCTTCACCACCGGTTCCGGCGTATCGTTGCTGCCGGTCGAAGTGTATGGGCAGGTCAAACGCACCATTACGCCAAAGATCAACGCAATCTCGACGCTGATGCTGCTGATGTCGATCACGCTTGTGTTTCTCTCACAGTTCGTGCAGCGCAGACGGGAGTGA
- a CDS encoding ABC transporter substrate-binding protein — protein sequence MRLGTLLLVVLLALAACGGQPTGSPGNEYGSGGATEPTTAPGATQPPAGDELQVDRSRLSRELRFFNWTDYIDPSILEDFEKEYGVKVIVDLFDANEDMLAKVRAGRSGYDIVTPSDYAVEIMWRDGLIAKLDKSLLPNLKHIDPDLLDKYFDPGNVYSVPYMYGITGIAYNRSFFPNGVDSWAALFDTAQIEKYRGQFSMLDDERETPGAALRFLGYSLNETSPEALKKAQDLLIAQKPYLAGYNSSDVNRKLASGEYVIAHAWSGSALQARNGLGDEFSGNPDIAFVIPKEGGMIWMDNMVILADSPNAYTAHVFMNFLMRPDIAARNAEYIGYLSPNVEGIKLLPQEIIDLYNEGFAPNDEVMKRLEWAIRNEQTAAFTDLWTAVKGE from the coding sequence ATGAGATTGGGTACACTGCTGCTCGTGGTGCTGCTGGCGCTGGCAGCGTGCGGCGGACAGCCGACCGGAAGCCCTGGCAATGAGTATGGCAGCGGCGGTGCAACCGAGCCGACCACGGCGCCCGGCGCAACGCAACCGCCAGCTGGCGATGAGTTGCAGGTTGATCGCTCCAGACTCTCGCGTGAACTCAGATTCTTCAACTGGACCGATTACATCGATCCCTCGATCCTCGAAGACTTCGAGAAAGAGTATGGCGTCAAAGTGATCGTCGATCTGTTCGACGCCAACGAAGACATGCTCGCCAAAGTGCGCGCCGGTCGCTCCGGCTACGACATCGTCACCCCCTCGGATTACGCCGTCGAGATCATGTGGCGCGATGGACTGATCGCAAAACTCGACAAATCGCTGCTGCCCAATCTGAAGCATATCGATCCCGATCTGCTCGATAAATACTTCGATCCGGGGAATGTCTACTCCGTACCATACATGTACGGCATTACCGGAATCGCTTACAATCGATCCTTCTTCCCGAACGGCGTCGATAGTTGGGCGGCACTATTCGACACAGCCCAGATCGAGAAGTATCGCGGGCAATTCAGCATGCTCGACGATGAGCGCGAAACCCCTGGCGCTGCGCTGAGATTCCTCGGCTACTCACTGAACGAAACCTCGCCAGAGGCGCTGAAGAAAGCGCAGGACCTGCTGATTGCGCAGAAGCCGTACCTGGCAGGGTACAACAGCAGCGACGTGAACCGGAAACTGGCGAGCGGCGAGTATGTCATCGCGCATGCGTGGAGCGGCTCGGCGTTACAGGCGCGCAATGGGCTTGGAGACGAGTTCTCCGGCAACCCGGATATTGCCTTCGTCATCCCGAAGGAAGGCGGGATGATCTGGATGGATAACATGGTTATTCTGGCAGACTCACCCAACGCCTACACTGCGCATGTGTTTATGAATTTTCTGATGCGCCCCGACATCGCTGCACGCAACGCTGAATACATCGGCTATCTCTCGCCGAACGTCGAAGGGATCAAACTGTTGCCGCAGGAGATCATCGACCTGTACAACGAAGGGTTCGCACCGAACGACGAAGTGATGAAACGCCTGGAATGGGCGATACGCAACGAGCAGACAGCGGCGTTCACCGATCTGTGGACGGCGGTCAAGGGGGAGTAG
- a CDS encoding DnaJ C-terminal domain-containing protein — translation MAFKDYYEILGVDRNATDAEIKKAYRKLARQYHPDINPGNKAAEARFKEINEAYEVLSDKEKRAKYDRFGRDWQRYQDVTDFGGFGAGDFADIFETLFGGGRGVRSSVTYRTRGQDIEQAVDITLEEAFSGTQRTLQLQSPNGQIRSLTVRIPPGVDTGSRVRIAGEGAPGMGGGPRGDLYLVINVAPHPRFERRGDDLYVRAPVDLFTMLLGGEVKVPAMGGRTVTLKVPAGTQNGKVMRISGQGMPRLRESQSRGDMYVTLEVALPTHLSPQERALFEQLRAMATAR, via the coding sequence ATGGCGTTCAAGGACTACTACGAAATATTGGGCGTCGACCGCAACGCAACGGACGCGGAGATCAAGAAGGCATATCGCAAACTTGCGCGTCAATACCATCCCGACATTAATCCCGGCAACAAGGCTGCCGAAGCGCGCTTCAAGGAGATCAACGAAGCGTATGAGGTGCTGTCGGACAAAGAGAAGCGCGCCAAGTATGATCGGTTCGGGCGCGACTGGCAGCGCTACCAGGATGTCACCGATTTTGGCGGGTTTGGCGCGGGTGATTTTGCCGATATTTTCGAGACGCTGTTCGGCGGCGGGCGTGGTGTGCGCAGCAGTGTGACTTACCGTACACGGGGGCAGGATATCGAGCAGGCAGTTGATATTACCCTCGAAGAAGCCTTCAGTGGCACGCAGCGCACCCTGCAACTGCAATCGCCGAACGGTCAGATACGCTCACTGACGGTCAGAATCCCGCCGGGGGTCGATACCGGATCGCGGGTGCGGATCGCTGGCGAAGGCGCTCCCGGCATGGGTGGCGGTCCGCGGGGCGATCTCTACCTGGTGATCAATGTGGCGCCGCATCCGCGCTTCGAGCGACGCGGCGATGATCTCTACGTCCGCGCGCCGGTTGATCTGTTCACGATGCTGCTTGGCGGTGAGGTGAAGGTGCCAGCGATGGGCGGCAGGACGGTTACGCTCAAGGTGCCTGCCGGGACGCAGAATGGGAAGGTGATGCGTATCAGCGGGCAGGGTATGCCACGTTTGCGCGAATCGCAGTCGCGTGGCGATATGTATGTGACGCTCGAGGTCGCGTTGCCGACCCATCTTTCGCCGCAGGAGCGCGCGCTGTTCGAGCAATTGCGCGCGATGGCGACGGCGCGATAA
- a CDS encoding heat shock protein transcriptional repressor HspR yields MKQRYYTIKAAAALCGMHEQSLRLYERRGLIRPQRTPGNIRRYSESDIEQIRFIKRLIDDLGVNLAGVEVILHLRQQLIEVQRELEELRSRMPVDAS; encoded by the coding sequence ATGAAGCAGCGCTACTACACGATCAAAGCAGCGGCGGCGCTGTGCGGAATGCACGAGCAGAGTTTACGCCTGTACGAGCGGCGCGGTCTTATTCGACCCCAGCGCACCCCCGGCAATATCCGGCGCTACAGTGAGAGCGATATTGAGCAGATCCGGTTCATCAAGCGCCTGATCGACGACCTTGGCGTGAACCTTGCCGGTGTCGAAGTGATCCTGCACCTGCGGCAGCAACTGATCGAGGTGCAGCGCGAACTGGAGGAATTGCGCAGTCGCATGCCGGTCGACGCCTCGTAG
- a CDS encoding RbsD/FucU family protein, whose protein sequence is MLRYKLIHPQILAALGGAGHGSQVLIADGNYPFATGAPASAQRVYLNLAPGLLTVTDVLAALVDAIPVEAAHVMVPDAGPEPSIFTEFRALLPYLSLQPLGRFAFYDAARSPDTTLVIATGERRVYANILLTIGVVPPE, encoded by the coding sequence ATGCTACGCTACAAGTTGATCCATCCCCAGATCCTCGCTGCTCTGGGGGGCGCCGGTCACGGGTCGCAGGTGCTGATCGCCGATGGGAATTATCCCTTTGCTACCGGCGCGCCAGCCAGCGCGCAACGGGTGTATCTCAATCTTGCGCCGGGATTGTTGACAGTCACCGATGTGCTTGCCGCGCTGGTCGATGCCATTCCTGTCGAAGCTGCGCACGTTATGGTTCCCGATGCCGGTCCTGAGCCTTCGATCTTCACGGAGTTCCGCGCCCTTCTACCGTATCTTTCGCTGCAACCGCTGGGTCGCTTCGCCTTCTACGACGCGGCGCGCTCGCCGGATACGACGCTGGTCATCGCCACCGGTGAACGTCGGGTGTATGCCAATATCCTGCTGACGATCGGGGTCGTGCCGCCGGAATAA
- a CDS encoding DUF4255 domain-containing protein yields the protein MSSALAIASVTAFLKNLLENGLVDEGINASIGGDAVVSALPPDRITTGTDERPQLNLFLHQVTPHTGLRPRERSDRRALLGLDLHYLLTAYGAQDFQIEILLGYAAQVMNRTPIVRRDVLRSTLSTLASSDNGGIPTPTLQALTSCDLDTQVDQIEVRPQYLNGEELSRIWSALQARYRPSLAYKVSMVLIG from the coding sequence ATGAGCAGCGCGCTTGCCATCGCTTCGGTCACCGCTTTTCTCAAAAATCTGCTCGAGAACGGGTTGGTGGACGAAGGAATAAATGCCAGTATCGGCGGTGATGCGGTGGTCTCCGCACTACCGCCCGACCGCATCACCACCGGAACAGATGAGCGTCCGCAACTCAACCTGTTCCTGCACCAGGTGACGCCGCATACCGGTTTGCGGCCGCGTGAGCGCAGTGACCGGCGCGCGTTGCTGGGGCTTGATCTGCACTATCTCCTTACCGCATACGGCGCACAGGATTTTCAAATCGAAATCCTGCTTGGGTACGCGGCACAGGTGATGAACCGAACCCCCATTGTTCGCCGCGATGTTCTTCGCAGCACGCTTTCCACACTGGCATCATCCGACAATGGCGGTATTCCGACGCCGACGCTTCAGGCGCTGACCAGTTGTGATCTCGATACACAGGTCGATCAGATCGAGGTTCGTCCACAGTACCTCAACGGCGAGGAGTTGTCGAGGATCTGGTCGGCGTTGCAGGCGCGCTATCGTCCATCTCTGGCGTACAAAGTCTCGATGGTGTTGATCGGGTGA
- a CDS encoding ATP-binding protein — protein MAAISAETWEQINHRALGVALARVRTALERYVRGERPVSEQPAAPEADDGGNRSALATLCAAFRLSPFERDLLVLCAGVELDASFAALCAEAQGDPQRVLPTFSLALAALPGAHWSALTPDAPLRYWRLIEPAPGGLLTRAPLRIDERVLHYLTGIACLDERLRGLVAPVRAFDALLPSHQALAQRIAGAWRRTRGRSLPLIQVCGDERVTRQAIAAAACASVGLELYVLHAALLSPVLADVETLIRLWEREAALSAGALLVECDDVDPAETTRASMLTWLLERTGGALIVSARDRWRPTQRVTVTVDVQRTGSDEQRDAWRTALGAAAGNLDGQMDVLVSQFNLSAHAIRAASADALGRLDGDAGHDIAQAVWDASRVQARPRLDDLAQRIESSVTWDDLVLPAPQRQVLRDIAAHVRQRARVYETWGFAARSSRGLGISALFAGASGTGKTMAAEVLANELHLDLYRIDLSSVVSKYIGETEKNLRRIFDAAESGGAILLFDEADALFGKRSEVKDSHDRYANIEVSYLLQRMEAYRGLAILTTNLKSALDTAFLRRIRFVVQFPFPDAAQRAEIWRRSFPLGAPVENLDFDKLARLNVAGGNIRNIALNAAFLAADAGEPIRMMHLLRAARTEYAKLEKQLTESEIAGWV, from the coding sequence ATGGCGGCGATTTCTGCCGAAACCTGGGAGCAGATCAATCATCGTGCTCTGGGAGTGGCGCTTGCACGGGTGCGCACTGCGCTCGAACGCTATGTGCGGGGCGAACGTCCGGTTTCTGAACAGCCTGCGGCGCCAGAGGCGGACGATGGCGGCAACCGTTCGGCGCTTGCAACCCTCTGCGCCGCCTTTCGGTTGTCGCCGTTCGAGCGTGATCTGCTGGTTCTCTGCGCTGGCGTCGAACTCGACGCCAGTTTTGCTGCGCTCTGCGCTGAAGCGCAGGGCGATCCGCAACGAGTTCTGCCGACCTTCAGCCTGGCGCTGGCTGCGCTGCCAGGGGCGCACTGGAGTGCGTTGACGCCCGACGCGCCGTTGCGCTACTGGCGCCTGATCGAACCTGCACCCGGAGGGTTGCTGACGCGGGCGCCGCTACGGATCGATGAACGGGTGTTGCACTATCTGACCGGTATTGCGTGCCTGGATGAACGTTTGCGCGGGTTGGTAGCGCCGGTGCGCGCGTTCGATGCGTTGCTACCATCACACCAGGCGCTGGCGCAGCGTATCGCGGGCGCCTGGCGCCGCACCCGTGGTCGATCACTGCCGCTCATCCAGGTCTGCGGCGATGAACGTGTGACCCGTCAGGCGATCGCGGCGGCAGCGTGCGCATCGGTCGGGCTGGAACTGTATGTGCTGCACGCAGCGTTGCTGTCGCCAGTGCTTGCCGATGTCGAGACATTGATCCGCCTGTGGGAGCGGGAAGCGGCGCTCAGCGCCGGCGCATTGCTGGTTGAGTGTGACGACGTTGATCCCGCAGAAACGACGCGCGCCAGTATGCTGACCTGGTTGCTCGAACGGACCGGCGGCGCGCTGATCGTCTCGGCGCGCGACCGCTGGCGCCCGACGCAACGGGTGACTGTCACTGTCGATGTGCAGCGCACGGGGAGCGATGAGCAGCGTGATGCCTGGCGCACGGCGCTCGGCGCTGCTGCCGGGAATCTTGACGGTCAGATGGATGTGCTGGTGTCGCAGTTCAATCTCAGCGCCCACGCCATTCGCGCTGCCAGCGCCGATGCGCTCGGTCGGCTGGACGGCGATGCCGGTCACGATATTGCGCAGGCGGTGTGGGATGCCAGCCGGGTGCAGGCGCGACCGCGCCTGGACGATCTGGCGCAACGGATCGAGTCGTCGGTGACGTGGGACGACCTGGTGCTGCCAGCGCCGCAACGCCAGGTATTGCGCGATATTGCCGCGCATGTGCGACAACGGGCGCGCGTCTATGAAACCTGGGGGTTTGCTGCGCGCAGTTCGCGCGGTCTGGGGATCAGCGCATTGTTTGCGGGCGCCAGCGGTACCGGCAAAACGATGGCGGCAGAGGTGCTGGCAAACGAATTGCACCTCGATCTGTATCGCATCGATCTCTCGTCGGTCGTCAGTAAATACATCGGCGAGACGGAGAAGAACCTGCGACGCATCTTCGACGCCGCCGAGTCGGGTGGCGCGATCCTGTTGTTCGACGAAGCCGATGCGTTGTTCGGCAAGCGAAGCGAGGTTAAGGACAGCCATGATCGCTATGCGAATATCGAGGTCAGTTACCTGCTCCAGCGGATGGAGGCGTATCGCGGCCTGGCGATTCTGACGACCAACCTGAAGAGCGCGCTGGATACGGCATTTCTGCGGCGCATTCGCTTTGTGGTGCAATTCCCGTTTCCCGATGCGGCGCAGCGCGCCGAAATCTGGCGCCGGTCCTTCCCGCTGGGCGCGCCAGTCGAAAACCTCGATTTTGACAAACTGGCGCGCCTGAATGTCGCCGGCGGGAATATTCGCAATATCGCCCTGAACGCCGCCTTTCTCGCCGCCGATGCCGGTGAGCCGATCCGTATGATGCACCTGCTGCGCGCTGCGCGTACCGAGTATGCCAAACTCGAAAAACAACTGACCGAATCCGAGATTGCGGGGTGGGTGTGA